A stretch of Gossypium hirsutum isolate 1008001.06 chromosome A06, Gossypium_hirsutum_v2.1, whole genome shotgun sequence DNA encodes these proteins:
- the LOC107937328 gene encoding uncharacterized protein, with translation MLMALLKFQIGRSSAQNESPSPSHYHAAVLPPELPIQNCVVLPYYHHLSRLRWRDRRVLYTASFLLLAALLFIFWPSDPEVKIARLHVNHMQVHTAPIVAVDISLAMTLKVRNWDVYSMDITRFEVAVGYRGKTLGHVTSEHGHVRARGSSYVEAVLELNGVEVFSDVVYMLEDLARGTVPFDTVTQVVGWLGFSFVKFPLKAKISCEIVINRANQAIIRQNCYHSEMDLETVGGYPK, from the exons ATGTTAATGGCTCTCTTGAAATTCCAAATCGGACGATCATCGGCACAAAACGAATCCCCATCGCCATCCCACTACCATGCAGCCGTTTTGCCACCCGAACTGCCGATTCAAAACTGCGTCGTTTTGCCATACTACCACCACCTGAGTAGACTCCGCTGGCGTGACCGTCGGGTACTATACACGGCCTCCTTCTTGTTATTAGCCGCCTTGTTGTTCATCTTCTGGCCGTCCGATCCCGAAGTTAAGATCGCACGGTTGCACGTAAACCACATGCAAGTTCACACAGCGCCCATCGTAGCAGTGGATATATCTTTGGCGATGACTTTGAAAGTGAGGAATTGGGATGTGTATTCAATGGATATCACCAGGTTCGAGGTGGCTGTAGGGTACAGAGGGAAGACACTGGGGCACGTGACATCGGAGCACGGCCACGTGAGGGCGAGGGGTTCGTCGTACGTGGAGGCAGTGCTTGAGCTTAACGGGGTTGAGGTGTTTTCCGACGTCGTTTATATGCTGGAAGATTTGGCTAGAGGGACTGTTCCCTTTGATACTGTTACGCAAGTTGTGGGCTGGCTTGGCTTTTCATTCGTTAAATTCCCTTTGAag GCAAAAATATCATGTGAAATTGTGATAAATAGAGCCAATCAAGCTATCATCCGTCAAAATTGTTACCATTCAG AAATGGACTTGGAAACAGTAGGTGGATATCCGAAATGA
- the LOC121230573 gene encoding uncharacterized protein: MQWYLNASLFLPFEELQNLSLNRNFIAGCIVNQGLLPFNFIMSIYSKTLSPTLLIYYISLFLVGFERLSSKLDKLENLDLSENHFNDSILASLSELASLKSLNLKYNLFTELNPTNGKVNI, translated from the exons ATGCAATGGTATCTCAATGCTTCTTTGTTTCTTCCTTTTGAGGAATTACAAAATCTTTCTTTAAATAGGAATTTCATAGCCGGTTGTATTGTCAATCAAGGTTTATTACCTTTCAACTTTATTAtgagcatttatt CCAAGACCTTATCCCCGACATTGCTAATTTACTatatttccttattccttgtaGGTTTTGAAAGGTTGTCATCAAAGTTGGACAAGTTGGAGAATCTTGACTTGAGTGAAAATCATTTCAACGATAGCATTTTAGCATCCTTAAGTGAACTTGCATCACTCAAGTCTTTAAATCTAAAGTATAATTTATTCACAGAATTAAATCCTACCAACGGTaaagttaatatttaa
- the LOC121230572 gene encoding receptor-like protein 1, which produces MCFSNLTSLKILSLSYNQYSGNISILQSLTFLESLDLSSNQFFGNIFALQSLTLLEYLDLSSNQFSGNISALESLTSLRSSNISNNKFHIPSSLRPLFNLSKLKNLYADNNTIHADDHEMSHSSAPRFQLSSIRLSCCGSGGSFPQFLYHQSELQSVTLSDIYFKVDRSPFWLLENNTMLMTLNLVNCSLSGPFQVSSHVHSTLAYLDISNNAFGGNIPVRIGVHLPFLMYLNMSNNYFNGTIPSSFGDMSFLQVLDLSINQLSGEIPEHMVMGCSSLQFLALSNNKLQGSIFSENFNLTSLLELELSGNNFTGMIPNVLANCSYLNILDLSNNSIYGEVPSWIWNMSKLAALDVSRNQLFGKLPQWRGNVLNLEQVSMADNQLNGSIPRAICSLNLNLKILDLSMNSLSGTLPSCFKPVSVSEVHLSKNMLQGALPNAFCDSSLLVILDLSYNHLNGNIPSWISNLSDLSYLLLKGNHFEGEIPIQLCKLDRLSLIDLSQNNLSGGIPSCLKVSALNYVIEQYIRYPLSFFDNNNLMSIEVSIEYTVKSRSYNYKRRMLQYMSGIDLSCNKLTGEISFETKSIMKLFTLNLSHNSLTGPVPRAFSNLMDMESLDLSYNNLTGNIPAEFAVLHFLGYFNVSYNNLSGKTPERIGQLGAFDESNYMGNPFLCGSLVGKNCSPVETPLAPKASAGNKEGHGFIDMDAFYGSFFACYVMVLLCIAAVLYINPYWRQTWFYYIQMVVDSCYYFVVDNFPRNFCTGNM; this is translated from the coding sequence ATGTGTTTCTCCAACCTCACCTCCCTTAAAATATTATCTCTCTCTTACAATCAATATTCCGGAAATATATCTATCCTTCAAAGCCTAACATTTCTTGAATCTTTGGACCTATCTTCTAATCAATTCTTTGGAAATATATTTGCCCTTCAGAGCCTAACGTTGCTTGAATATTTGGACCTCTCTTCTAATCAATTCTCTGGAAATATATCTGCCCTTGAAAGTCTAACATCACTCCGATCGTCGAATATTTCAAACAATAAATTTCACATCCCAAGCTCGTTAAGACCCTTGTTCAACCTTTCAAAACTCAAGAACCTCTATGCAGATAACAACACCATACATGCTGATGATCATGAGATGTCGCATTCTTCGGCTCCAAGGTTCCAATTGAGTTCCATCCGCTTATCTTGTTGTGGAAGTGGTGGGTCATTTCCACAATTCTTGTACCATCAAAGTGAGTTGCAGTCTGTTACTCTCTCAGACATATACTTCAAAGTGGATCGATCTCCGTTTTGGTTGTTGGAAAACAACACGATGCTAATGACCCTGAATCTCGTGAATTGCTCTCTATCAGGGCCTTTTCAAGTGTCATCGCATGTGCATTCTACTTTAGCATATTTGGATATATCCAACAATGCCTTCGGTGGCAACATTCCAGTAAGAATTGGAGTGCATCTACCATTTTTGATGTATTTGAACatgtcaaataattatttcaatggCACCATTCCCTCTTCATTTGGTGATATGAGTTTCCTACAAGTTTTGGACTTATCAATCAACCAATTGTCTGGAGAGATACCTGAGCACATGGTTATGGGCTGCTCTTCATTACAATTCCTTGCTTTATCAAATAACAAATTACAAGGATCAATTTTCTCTGAAAATTTTAATCTAACGAGCTTGTTGGAGCTCGAATTAAGTGGAAATAACTTCACTGGGATGATCCCAAATGTCTTAGCTAACTGCTCTTACTTGAATATACTAGATCTCAGCAATAACTCTATCTATGGTGAAGTCCCAAGTTGGATTTGGAATATGTCAAAGCTGGCAGCATTGGATGTGAGCAGGAACCAACTCTTTGGTAAGTTGCCACAATGGAGGGGAAATGTTTTGAATTTGGAACAAGTTTCCATGGCAGATAATCAACTTAATGGTTCAATACCAAGGGCAATTTGTAGTCTCAATCTCAATCTGAAAATTTTGGACCTTTCCATGAACAGTTTGTCTGGGACTTTACCATCTTGCTTCAAGCCTGTATCGGTTAGCGAAGTTCATTTATCTAAAAATATGCTACAAGGAGCGTTACCGAATGCTTTTTGTGACAGCTCTTTGTTGGTGATATTGGATCTCAGCTATAACCACTTGAATGGCAACATTCCAAGTTGGATTAGCAACCTTTCTGACTTAAGTTATCTTCTCTTAAAGGGGAACCACTTTGAGGGTGAAATTCCAATTCAATTATGCAAGTTGGATCGTTTAAGCCTGATTGATCTTTCTCAAAACAATCTCTCCGGTGGTATTCCTTCTTGTTTAAAAGTTAGTGCGCTGAACTACGTAATCGAGCAATATATTCGGTATCCTCTGTCTTTTTTCGACAACAACAACTTGATGTCCATTGAAGTTTCAATAGAATACACAGTCAAGAGCAGATCCTACAATTACAAGAGAAGAATGCTTCAATACATGTCTGGAATTGATCTCTCCTGCAACAAGCTCACCGGTGAAATTAGTTTTGAAACAAAAAGCATTATGAAGCTCTTCACATTAAACCTTTCTCACAATAGCTTGACCGGACCAGTGCCACGAGCATTTTCTAACCTCATGGACATGGAAAGTCTAGATCTTTCCTACAACAATTTGACAGGGAACATCCCTGCTGAATTTGCGGTGTTACATTTCCTGGGATACTTCAATGTGTCATACAACAATTTATCTGGAAAGACACCTGAAAGGATTGGACAATTGGGAGCATTTGATGAAAGCAACTACATGGGGAATCCTTTTCTTTGTGGCTCATTGGTGGGGAAGAATTGTTCGCCCGTGGAAACACCATTGGCACCGAAGGCTTCGGCTGGCAACAAAGAAGGCCATGGTTTCATTGATATGGATGCCTTCTATGGAAGCTTCTTCGCATGTTACGTGATGGTGCTATTGTGTATCGCAGCTGTGCTGTACATAAATCCTTATTGGAGGCAAACATGGTTTTACTATATACAAATGGTCGTTGATTCCTGCTACTATTTTGTGGTAGATAATTTCCCCAGAAATTTTTGTACTGGAAACATGTAG